A section of the Salinisphaera sp. T31B1 genome encodes:
- a CDS encoding FUSC family protein — protein sequence MRQSPSGAPARRNVVAHVLHQLRSPYYRYRNARYLHGVRVAVAMLFSIALTSGLGIPHGFWASVTLLVVIGGLQHHGNIRRKAAERAMATAIGAALGLALIGQHSVIGSMALTYLLVSVLAGVCAYFAIGKGGYIALLTAITLSIVAGHGDNSIDIGLWRAFNVAIGTVIALVFSFGFPLYATYDWRYRLAENLRECARLYPWVMIGQPMSAQEQVTQFARLSGRLVGLRSLIAPAAKEMHVPVARLEEIQRLHRSIISALEMLAVAAVDRDAKLDWGDTYSVLIARRSTIRRQLLATGRALRSGDVTRLERMVARQAATGAGPAPDQSLAYELQGSYWLAQRLSEQVERMLHEVATLPLK from the coding sequence ATGAGGCAATCGCCGTCCGGGGCACCGGCCCGGCGTAACGTGGTGGCCCACGTTCTGCATCAGCTGCGTTCGCCTTACTATCGGTATCGGAACGCGCGCTATCTGCACGGCGTACGTGTGGCAGTGGCGATGTTGTTCTCGATCGCGCTCACCTCGGGCCTGGGTATTCCCCACGGTTTCTGGGCCTCGGTGACCTTGCTGGTGGTGATCGGCGGGCTGCAGCATCACGGCAACATCCGCCGCAAGGCGGCCGAGCGCGCCATGGCCACGGCCATTGGCGCGGCACTCGGCCTGGCCCTCATCGGTCAGCACAGCGTGATCGGCTCGATGGCGTTGACCTATCTGCTGGTCTCGGTGCTTGCGGGTGTCTGTGCCTATTTCGCCATCGGCAAGGGCGGCTATATCGCTTTGCTGACCGCGATCACGCTCAGTATCGTGGCGGGACACGGCGACAATTCCATCGATATCGGCCTGTGGCGGGCGTTCAATGTCGCCATTGGCACCGTTATCGCGTTGGTGTTCTCTTTCGGCTTCCCGCTGTATGCCACCTATGATTGGCGCTATCGCCTGGCCGAGAACCTGCGTGAGTGCGCGCGTTTGTATCCCTGGGTGATGATCGGCCAGCCGATGAGCGCGCAGGAACAGGTGACACAGTTCGCGCGTCTGTCCGGTCGACTGGTCGGCCTGCGTTCGCTGATTGCCCCGGCGGCCAAGGAGATGCACGTGCCGGTGGCCCGGCTCGAGGAGATCCAGCGCCTGCATCGGTCGATCATCAGCGCCTTGGAAATGCTGGCGGTGGCTGCCGTGGATCGCGACGCCAAACTGGACTGGGGCGATACGTACTCGGTGCTGATCGCCCGTCGGTCGACTATTCGGCGCCAGCTGCTGGCGACCGGACGAGCGTTGCGCTCGGGCGATGTCACGCGTCTGGAGCGCATGGTCGCTCGCCAAGCGGCAACCGGCGCCGGGCCGGCGCCCGACCAGAGTCTTGCCTACGAATTGCAGGGCTCCTACTGGCTGGCCCAGCGGCTGTCTGAACAGGTCGAGCGCATGTTGCACGAGGTCGCCACGCTGCCGCTCAAATAA
- a CDS encoding 5-(carboxyamino)imidazole ribonucleotide synthase, which produces MSRPILPGATVGVLGSGQLGRMFAIAARRMGYRVHTFSPGDDTPMGQVADREAVGDYSDLAAVAEFASRVDVVTFEFENVPHEAALAAAEYVPVRPDGRVLHIAQHRQREKDFLADAGFPTAPFEHVPDRAALGAAVERLGTPCVLKTAGFGYDGKGQAVIRNSAEIDQAWQSIGAGEAVLEGFIDFEREISVVAARGCDGAFAHFGVTENRHADHILDVSIPDPDLDPAIVERAVEIAHGVLDALDVVGVLCVEFFLCRDGSLLINELAPRPHNSGHFSFDACITSQFEQQLRAVCALPLGDTQRLRPSAMVNLLGDLWEQGMPDWRAALADPALKLHLYGKSEARPGRKMGHMVAFDDDGEQAARRAIAARDALLRR; this is translated from the coding sequence ATGAGCCGGCCGATCCTTCCGGGTGCGACCGTCGGTGTGCTAGGTAGCGGCCAGCTCGGGCGCATGTTCGCCATAGCCGCACGGCGCATGGGTTATCGGGTTCACACCTTCTCTCCGGGTGACGATACGCCCATGGGCCAGGTCGCCGACCGCGAAGCCGTCGGCGATTACAGCGACCTCGCCGCGGTCGCCGAATTTGCCAGCCGTGTGGACGTGGTCACCTTCGAGTTCGAAAACGTGCCTCACGAAGCGGCGCTCGCCGCGGCCGAATACGTCCCGGTGCGCCCCGACGGCCGAGTGCTGCATATCGCCCAGCACCGCCAGCGCGAGAAGGATTTCCTCGCCGACGCCGGCTTTCCCACCGCGCCGTTCGAGCACGTCCCCGATCGGGCGGCGCTCGGCGCCGCCGTCGAACGGCTGGGTACGCCCTGTGTGCTCAAGACCGCGGGTTTCGGCTACGACGGCAAGGGCCAGGCGGTCATTCGCAATAGCGCCGAGATCGATCAAGCTTGGCAGAGCATCGGTGCAGGAGAAGCCGTGCTGGAAGGCTTCATCGACTTCGAGCGCGAGATCTCGGTCGTGGCCGCACGCGGCTGTGACGGGGCATTCGCACACTTCGGTGTGACCGAGAATCGTCATGCCGACCATATTCTGGATGTGTCGATTCCCGATCCGGACCTTGATCCGGCGATTGTCGAACGTGCGGTCGAGATTGCACATGGCGTCCTCGATGCGCTCGATGTCGTGGGGGTCTTGTGTGTCGAGTTCTTTTTGTGCCGCGATGGGTCGCTGTTGATCAACGAACTCGCACCGCGGCCGCATAATTCGGGCCACTTCAGCTTCGATGCCTGTATCACGAGCCAGTTCGAGCAGCAGCTGCGTGCGGTCTGTGCGCTGCCGCTGGGCGATACGCAGCGCCTCCGCCCGTCGGCGATGGTCAATCTGCTGGGCGACCTTTGGGAGCAGGGGATGCCGGACTGGCGGGCGGCACTCGCCGACCCGGCACTCAAGCTGCACCTCTACGGCAAGTCCGAGGCCCGTCCCGGGCGCAAGATGGGGCATATGGTGGCGTTCGACGACGACGGCGAACAGGCCGCGCGCCGTGCGATCGCCGCACGCGACGCGCTGTTGCGTCGATGA
- the purE gene encoding 5-(carboxyamino)imidazole ribonucleotide mutase — protein MSDDKPLVGVIMGSKSDWDTMAHAHEMLEEFGVIHECRVVSAHRTPDVMRDYAHSAAGRGLEAIIAGAGGAAHLPGMVAAQTTVPVLGVPVESRALKGLDSLLSIVQMPGGVPTATFAIGQAGAKNAALFAIAMLANSRPALRDALEQFRTRQADKVRADTLP, from the coding sequence ATGAGTGACGACAAGCCGTTGGTCGGCGTGATCATGGGCAGCAAGTCCGATTGGGACACGATGGCGCATGCCCATGAGATGCTCGAAGAATTCGGCGTGATCCACGAATGTCGCGTCGTTTCGGCGCATCGCACACCGGACGTCATGCGCGACTATGCTCATTCGGCGGCCGGACGCGGCCTGGAGGCGATCATCGCCGGCGCCGGTGGCGCAGCCCATCTACCCGGCATGGTCGCCGCGCAGACGACGGTTCCGGTGCTGGGCGTGCCGGTGGAGAGCCGCGCGCTCAAGGGGCTGGATTCGCTGCTATCCATCGTGCAGATGCCCGGTGGCGTGCCGACCGCCACCTTCGCCATCGGTCAGGCCGGGGCCAAGAATGCGGCCCTGTTCGCGATTGCCATGCTCGCCAACAGCCGGCCCGCGCTGCGCGATGCGCTGGAGCAGTTCCGTACGCGTCAGGCGGACAAGGTCCGCGCGGATACGCTGCCATGA